GGCCGCGGCCTCGGTGCGGCCATCGCGCTGGCGTTCGCCGAAGCAGGGGCCGATGTCCTCATCGCGTCGCGCACGCAATCCCAACTAGACGCCGTCGCCGAACAGGTCCGCGCCACCGGCCGGCGGGCGCATACCGTCGCCGCCGACCTGGCCCATCCCGAGGCGACCGCACAGCTGGCCGGTCAGGCGCTCGAGGCTTTCGGAAAACTAGACATCGTCGTCAACAACGTTGGGGGGACCATGCCCAACACGTTGCTGACCACCTCGACCAAGGACCTCAAGGACGCGTTCACCTTCAACGTCGCCACCGCCCACGCGCTGACCGCCGCGGCGGCGCCGTTGATGCTGGAGCACTCCGGCGGCGGCAGCATCATCAACATCACCTCGACCATGGGCCGGCTGGCCGGGCGCGGTTTCGCCGCCTACGGCACCGCCAAGGCCGCGCTGTCCCACTACACCCGGCTGGCCGCCCTGGACCTGTGCCCACGCATCCGGGTCAACGCCATCGCGCCGGGGTCGATCCTGACGTCCGCGCTGGACGTGGTGGCCGCCAACGACGAGCTGCGCGCGCCGATGGAGAAGGCGACACCCATGCGCCGCCTCGGTGATCCCGTCGACATCGCCGCTGCCGCAGTCTATTTGGCGTCTCCGGCCGGCAGCTTCCTGACCGGCAAGACGCTGGAGGTCGACGGTGGCCTCACCTATCCCAACCTCGACATCCCCGTCCCGGACCTGTGAACCCATGACCCGCGAGCAGACGCAGAATCGCCCATTTTCGTGCGGTTTTGGGCGATTCTGCGTCTGCTCGCGGGTCATGTCCCCACCGCTAAGGAGCTAGCCATGGCCATACCCGTCGTTCAATTGGGCACCGGCAACGTCGGCGTCCACGCGCTCAAAGCGCTCATCACCAACCCGGACTTCGAGCTCACCGGCGTGTGGGTGTCCTCGGAAGCCAAAGCCGGCAAGGACGCGGCGGAGCTTGCCGGACTTGCGGATTCGACCGGCGTGCTGGCCAGCACCGACCTGGACGCCGTGCTCGCCACCGGGCCGCAATGCGCGGTCTACAACGCGATGGCCGACAACCGGCTGCCCGAAGCCCTGGACGACTACCGGCGCGTGCTGTCCGCCGGAGTCAACATCGTCGGCAGCGGCCCGGTCTTTTTGCAGTATCCGTGGCAAGTGATTCCCGAGGAACTCATCTTCCCGCTGGAAACCGCGGCGCGCGAAGGCAATTCGAGCCTCTACGTCAACGGCATCGACCCTGGCTTCGCCAACGACCTGCTGCCGCTGGCCTTGGCCGGTACCTGTCAGAACATCCAGCAGATCCGGTGCATGGAGATCGTCGACTACGCCACCTACGACAGCGCCGTGGTCATGTTCGACGTCATGGGATTCGGTAAGCCCCTCGACGAGATCCCCATGCTGTTGCAGACCGGTGTGCTGAGCCTGGCGTGGGGCTCGGTGGTGCGGCAGTTGGCGGCGGGCCTGGGCATTTCACTCGACGAGGTCGCCGAGGTGTACGTCCGCGAGCCGGCGCCCGAGGACTTCGACATCGCGTCGGGGCACATCCCCAAGGGCACCGCCGCGGCGCTGCGGTTCGAGGTGTTCGGAATGGTCAACGGCGACCCCGTCGTCGTCCTCGAACACGTCACCCGGCTGCGCGAGGACCTGTGCCCCGATTGGCCGCAGCCGGCCCAGCCCGGCGGTTCCTACCGCATCGAGATCACCGGCGAACCGTCGTATGCCATGGACGTCTGCCTGAGCAGCCGCAACGGCGACCACAACCACGCCGGCCTGGTCGCTACGGCGATGCGGGTTGTCAACGCGATCCCCGCGGTGGTGGCCGCGCCGCCGGGCATCGTGACCACTCTCGACCTGCCCCTGGTCACCGGCCGGGGCCTTTACGTCCCCGGGTGACCCCAGCTCATGTGATGGCGTTGACCGCGGCCTTCAACCACAACTTCCACGCGTCCGGCACGGGGATGTATCCGTTGTCCGCCAGACCATTCTGTCCGGCGCCGATGGTGCTCTGCAGGAACGCCCTCACGGCCATGCCAACCTGCGGATCCGGGTACTTCGAGCAGACGATCTCGTAGGTCGCCAGCACAATCGGGTAGGCGCCTTGCTGCTTCGGCCTGTAGAACGACACGAGGTTGAGCACGAGGTCGTTTCCCTTCCCCGAGACCGTCGCGCCGGCAATCGTCTTGCCGACCGAGTCGGCGCTGATCACCACTGGATCCTGACCGGCCGAGGTGATGATCTTGGCCATGTTCAGGTTCTTCGCCTGGGCGAAAGACCATTCGTTGTAGGTGACCGCCCCTTCGGTGGCCTTGACGGCCGAAGAGGTGCCGTCGTTGCCCTTGGCGCCCTCACCGACACCGCCGTTGAACGTCTTTCCGGTGCCCTTGCCCCACGCGCCGTTCGAGGCCGCATCGAGATACCTCTGGAAATTGTCCGAAGTCCCGGACAGGTCGCTGCGGAACACCACTCGAATCGGCTCGGCGGGCAGGGCGACGCCTTTGTTCAGCGCCTGGATCGCCGGATCGTTCCATGTGGTGATGCCGCCGTTGAAGATCTTGGCCGCCGTCACGGCGTCCAGGGTTAGCGAATTCAGGCCCGTGACGTTGTAGGTGATCGCGATCGGGCCGAACACCACCGGCAGGTCCCACGCCCGCGAGCCGCAGCGCTGTTGGGCGGCGTCATACTCGTTGGCGGCCAGTGGTACGTCCGATCCACCGAAATCGGTTTGCTTGCCGGTGAATTCGCTAATCCCGGCGCCCGAGCCGTTGGGCGTGTAATTCAACGTCTGACCGGGACAAGCTTGTTCGAACGCTTTGATGAAGCGGGTCATCGCGTTGGCCTGCGCGGTCGACCCGCTGGCCTTCAGCGCCTTCGTCCCGGCGCAATCCACCGGCACCGGCAGCGGGCTCGGCGTCGAACTCCCGCCGGCCGTATTGCTGTTGCCGCCGCCGCACCCCGACAGAATCAGTGCACCGCTGGCCAGGGCAGTCAGCGCGGCGCCAAATCGCTTGAGCTTCACTCTGTTTCCTCACTGCAGGGGGTGAAGCGCGACCGCCGCCGTTCTCGCCGCATCGCGCCGCCAGCCATCTATCGCAGTCATGAAGCTAACAGCTGCAAGGTGAACTTCGGGCGAACTCTGCCTGGGGGTTGGCTGGACCACCCCATGGTTCACGGCGGCAGGCTGTTCGGTTAACCTAACTTTTTTATTCGAGAACATGGATCGAGGGTCGATACGTTGGCGCAGGGTAGCCAGGCCTCGCTCAAGACGAGTTGGTATCTGCTCGGGCCGGCGTTCGTCGCCGCCATCGCCTATGTCGATCCGGGAAACGTCGCGGCCAACGTCAGCGCCGGCACGCAGTTCGGCTATTTGCTGCTGTGGGTGATCGTCGCGGCCAACGTGATGGCGGGGCTGGTGCAGTACCTGTCCGCGAAACTCGGGCTGGTGACCGGGCGCTCGCTGCCCGCGGCGATCGGCGGGCAGATGAACCGCCCGCTGCGGCTGACCTTTT
The nucleotide sequence above comes from Mycobacterium malmoense. Encoded proteins:
- the pstS gene encoding phosphate ABC transporter substrate-binding protein PstS gives rise to the protein MKLKRFGAALTALASGALILSGCGGGNSNTAGGSSTPSPLPVPVDCAGTKALKASGSTAQANAMTRFIKAFEQACPGQTLNYTPNGSGAGISEFTGKQTDFGGSDVPLAANEYDAAQQRCGSRAWDLPVVFGPIAITYNVTGLNSLTLDAVTAAKIFNGGITTWNDPAIQALNKGVALPAEPIRVVFRSDLSGTSDNFQRYLDAASNGAWGKGTGKTFNGGVGEGAKGNDGTSSAVKATEGAVTYNEWSFAQAKNLNMAKIITSAGQDPVVISADSVGKTIAGATVSGKGNDLVLNLVSFYRPKQQGAYPIVLATYEIVCSKYPDPQVGMAVRAFLQSTIGAGQNGLADNGYIPVPDAWKLWLKAAVNAIT
- a CDS encoding NAD(P)H-dependent amine dehydrogenase family protein; protein product: MAIPVVQLGTGNVGVHALKALITNPDFELTGVWVSSEAKAGKDAAELAGLADSTGVLASTDLDAVLATGPQCAVYNAMADNRLPEALDDYRRVLSAGVNIVGSGPVFLQYPWQVIPEELIFPLETAAREGNSSLYVNGIDPGFANDLLPLALAGTCQNIQQIRCMEIVDYATYDSAVVMFDVMGFGKPLDEIPMLLQTGVLSLAWGSVVRQLAAGLGISLDEVAEVYVREPAPEDFDIASGHIPKGTAAALRFEVFGMVNGDPVVVLEHVTRLREDLCPDWPQPAQPGGSYRIEITGEPSYAMDVCLSSRNGDHNHAGLVATAMRVVNAIPAVVAAPPGIVTTLDLPLVTGRGLYVPG
- a CDS encoding SDR family oxidoreductase, yielding MILDRFRLDDKVAVITGGGRGLGAAIALAFAEAGADVLIASRTQSQLDAVAEQVRATGRRAHTVAADLAHPEATAQLAGQALEAFGKLDIVVNNVGGTMPNTLLTTSTKDLKDAFTFNVATAHALTAAAAPLMLEHSGGGSIINITSTMGRLAGRGFAAYGTAKAALSHYTRLAALDLCPRIRVNAIAPGSILTSALDVVAANDELRAPMEKATPMRRLGDPVDIAAAAVYLASPAGSFLTGKTLEVDGGLTYPNLDIPVPDL